A DNA window from Haliovirga abyssi contains the following coding sequences:
- the groL gene encoding chaperonin GroEL (60 kDa chaperone family; promotes refolding of misfolded polypeptides especially under stressful conditions; forms two stacked rings of heptamers to form a barrel-shaped 14mer; ends can be capped by GroES; misfolded proteins enter the barrel where they are refolded when GroES binds), whose product MAKILKFDEEARRSLERGVDTLANAVKITLGPRGRNVVLERSFGSPTITNDGVSIAKEIELEDVFENMGAQLVKEVATKSNDVAGDGTTTATVLAQAMIKEGLKMVSAGSNPMFVKKGIEKAAKKVVEELQKRAKKIDGNEEIAQVASISAADETIGKLIAEAMAKVGENGVITVEEAKSLETTLEVVEGMQFDKGYVSPYMVTDADRMEAILEEPYILLTDKKISNMKDILPILEATVQESRPLLIISEDLEGEALATLVVNKLRGTLNVVAVKAPAFGDRRKAMLEDVAILTGGEVITEEKGLKLENATIEMLGRAKKVKVSKENTIIVDGYGDEAKIDARKHQINVQIDETTSDYDKEKLQERLAKLSGGVAVIKVGAATETEMKEKKMRIEDALNATRAAVEEGIVPGGGTILVEIAKVLEEYKLEGEEGVGVEIVKRALLAPLRQIAENAGSDGGVVVEKVRNSEEGVGFDAAKEEYVDMVKSGIIDPAKVTRSAIQNAASVSALLLTTEVVIAEKKEKDAPAMPAGMPGGMGGMPMM is encoded by the coding sequence ATGGCTAAAATATTAAAATTTGATGAAGAAGCAAGAAGAAGTTTGGAAAGAGGAGTAGACACATTAGCAAATGCAGTAAAAATAACATTAGGACCAAGAGGGAGAAATGTAGTTTTAGAAAGATCTTTTGGAAGTCCTACAATAACAAATGATGGAGTTTCTATTGCAAAAGAGATAGAATTAGAAGATGTATTTGAAAATATGGGAGCACAACTTGTAAAAGAAGTAGCAACAAAATCAAATGATGTAGCAGGAGATGGAACAACAACAGCTACAGTATTAGCACAAGCTATGATAAAAGAAGGATTAAAAATGGTATCTGCAGGTTCAAATCCTATGTTTGTAAAAAAGGGGATTGAAAAAGCAGCTAAAAAAGTTGTAGAAGAGTTACAAAAAAGAGCTAAAAAAATAGATGGAAATGAAGAAATTGCACAAGTAGCATCTATTTCAGCAGCAGATGAAACAATAGGGAAATTAATAGCAGAAGCTATGGCAAAAGTTGGAGAAAATGGAGTAATAACAGTAGAAGAAGCAAAATCATTAGAAACAACTTTGGAAGTAGTAGAAGGAATGCAATTTGATAAAGGATATGTCTCTCCTTATATGGTAACAGATGCAGATAGAATGGAAGCAATTTTAGAAGAACCATATATTCTTCTTACTGATAAAAAAATATCTAATATGAAAGATATTTTACCAATATTAGAAGCTACAGTACAAGAATCAAGACCATTATTAATAATTTCTGAAGATTTAGAAGGAGAAGCATTAGCAACTCTTGTAGTTAATAAATTAAGAGGTACTTTAAATGTAGTGGCTGTAAAAGCACCAGCATTTGGAGATAGAAGAAAAGCTATGTTGGAAGATGTAGCGATTTTAACAGGCGGAGAAGTTATAACAGAGGAAAAAGGATTAAAATTAGAAAATGCTACAATTGAAATGTTAGGAAGAGCTAAAAAAGTAAAAGTAAGTAAAGAAAATACAATAATTGTAGATGGATATGGTGATGAAGCTAAAATAGATGCAAGAAAACATCAAATAAATGTACAAATAGATGAAACAACATCTGATTATGATAAAGAAAAATTGCAAGAAAGATTAGCAAAATTATCTGGTGGAGTCGCTGTTATAAAAGTGGGAGCTGCAACAGAAACAGAAATGAAAGAAAAGAAAATGAGAATAGAAGACGCTCTTAATGCTACAAGAGCAGCAGTAGAGGAAGGAATAGTTCCTGGTGGAGGGACAATATTAGTAGAGATAGCAAAAGTATTAGAAGAATATAAACTTGAAGGCGAAGAAGGAGTAGGAGTAGAAATAGTTAAAAGAGCATTACTTGCACCACTTAGACAAATAGCTGAAAATGCAGGTTCTGATGGCGGAGTAGTAGTAGAAAAAGTTAGAAATTCTGAAGAAGGTGTGGGATTTGATGCAGCTAAAGAAGAGTATGTAGATATGGTTAAATCTGGAATAATTGATCCAGCAAAAGTTACAAGATCAGCAATTCAAAATGCAGCATCTGTGTCAGCACTGTTATTAACAACAGAAGTTGTAATAGCAGAAAAGAAAGAGAAAGATGCTCCAGCAATGCCAGCAGGAATGCCTGGAGGTATGGGTGGAATGCCAATGATGTAA
- a CDS encoding putative bifunctional diguanylate cyclase/phosphodiesterase produces the protein MFELTMINKKYEIFIKMKEDGTIIEENLNDKNLLNLISNFWKKNSKDKKIIIIKEQTRVLGLFYIKNLKENYIEVYGTNIERRGILSEKSGDVISIFDQLFNNLNMGIIVTDSEKNVIGINKYALKNNYSDNKERLLLDGIKDINEYGESDFGKWREKIIKGENNKAKNELYIIGIIKDEYGDIQNYYKIYSDITQIKKEEKKLSYITEHDLLTGLLNRNGFLNEINIKRLLKEEFTLILLDIDGFKRINDSVGNSIGDKVLRDISDRIDRVIDEDITFGRTGGNEFGLLIKSNNEKEVVDFLNTIKNCFEEKFDLLNGAYGKDSEKIFLTISVGVSISKKDNGTSLILLRNAQSALREAKRYGGNKIIFYNKNIKTYTIEKISMETDIKLAIQNDEFILYYQPQIDIKNNKIIGAEALVRWQHPEKGMISPGIFIPLAEELKLIKDIDRIVMRKGLKDLEELNKKGYKNIVISINLSPEYFEEENSIDEIFQEVNSVKVDTSDIKFEITERSAMGKEEETIVKMERIKEMGCKLAIDDFGTGYSSLRYLEQFPLDTLKVDMSFVKNITTKENSKKIVDVIIALGHTLGFNVIAEGAEEKEQVELLKKMGCDEIQGYYFAKPMPKAEFMNFIDNWR, from the coding sequence ATGTTCGAATTAACGATGATAAATAAAAAATATGAAATATTTATAAAAATGAAAGAAGATGGAACAATTATCGAAGAAAATTTAAATGATAAAAATTTATTGAATTTAATTTCTAATTTCTGGAAGAAAAATAGTAAAGATAAAAAGATTATAATTATAAAAGAACAAACACGTGTTTTAGGGTTGTTTTATATTAAAAATTTAAAAGAAAATTACATAGAAGTATATGGAACAAATATAGAACGAAGAGGTATATTATCGGAGAAAAGTGGGGATGTAATTTCTATATTTGACCAATTATTTAATAATTTGAATATGGGAATTATTGTGACAGATTCGGAAAAAAATGTAATAGGGATTAATAAATATGCATTAAAAAATAATTATAGTGATAATAAAGAGAGATTACTTTTAGATGGAATAAAAGATATTAATGAATATGGTGAAAGTGATTTTGGAAAATGGAGAGAAAAAATTATAAAGGGTGAAAATAATAAGGCAAAAAATGAATTGTACATTATTGGAATAATTAAAGATGAATATGGCGATATACAAAATTATTATAAAATTTATTCAGATATAACGCAAATAAAAAAAGAAGAAAAAAAGTTATCTTATATAACAGAGCATGATTTGTTAACAGGATTATTAAATAGAAATGGATTTTTAAACGAAATAAATATAAAAAGATTATTAAAAGAAGAATTTACTTTAATTTTATTAGATATAGATGGATTTAAAAGGATAAATGATAGCGTAGGAAATTCAATTGGTGATAAAGTTTTGAGAGATATTTCAGATAGAATCGATAGAGTTATAGATGAAGATATTACATTTGGTAGAACTGGTGGAAATGAATTTGGTTTATTAATTAAATCAAATAATGAAAAAGAGGTAGTAGATTTTTTGAATACAATAAAAAATTGTTTTGAAGAAAAGTTTGATTTATTAAACGGAGCTTATGGTAAAGATTCAGAAAAAATATTTTTAACAATAAGTGTTGGAGTTTCAATTTCTAAAAAAGATAATGGAACAAGTTTGATATTATTGAGAAATGCACAATCAGCTTTAAGAGAAGCAAAAAGATATGGTGGAAACAAAATTATATTTTATAATAAAAATATAAAAACATATACTATTGAAAAAATAAGTATGGAAACAGATATAAAATTAGCAATACAAAATGATGAATTTATACTGTATTATCAACCTCAAATAGATATAAAAAATAATAAAATCATAGGAGCAGAAGCGCTTGTAAGATGGCAACATCCGGAAAAAGGAATGATTTCTCCTGGAATATTTATACCTCTTGCAGAGGAATTAAAATTAATTAAAGATATTGATAGAATTGTAATGAGAAAAGGATTAAAAGATTTAGAGGAGTTAAATAAAAAGGGGTATAAAAATATAGTAATATCAATAAATTTATCTCCAGAATATTTTGAAGAAGAAAATTCAATAGATGAGATATTTCAAGAAGTAAATAGTGTAAAGGTAGATACATCAGATATAAAGTTTGAAATAACAGAAAGAAGTGCAATGGGAAAAGAGGAAGAAACAATTGTAAAAATGGAAAGGATAAAAGAGATGGGGTGTAAATTGGCAATAGATGATTTTGGAACTGGGTATTCCTCATTAAGATATTTAGAACAATTTCCATTAGACACATTAAAAGTAGATATGAGCTTTGTAAAAAATATTACAACTAAAGAAAACTCAAAAAAAATTGTAGATGTAATAATAGCACTTGGACATACTTTAGGCTTTAATGTAATAGCAGAAGGAGCAGAAGAAAAAGAACAAGTGGAGTTATTAAAAAAAATGGGATGTGATGAAATACAAGGATATTATTTTGCAAAGCCTATGCCAAAAGCTGAATTTATGAATTTTATAGATAATTGGAGGTAA
- a CDS encoding phage protein GemA/Gp16 family protein, protein MINYKKIQLIHIIKKELNLSDKEYREILKNAVGVESSKELDDIKFNLLMKYFIKTKHYKKNRNSITLKQKLYIKSLIKKLQWDNEHFENFLKKYEHINNLEKCTKVKATNIIVALKNILK, encoded by the coding sequence ATGATTAATTATAAAAAAATACAGTTAATTCATATAATAAAAAAAGAGTTAAACTTAAGTGATAAAGAGTATAGAGAAATTTTAAAAAATGCAGTGGGAGTTGAAAGTTCCAAAGAATTAGATGATATAAAATTTAATCTATTAATGAAATATTTTATAAAAACAAAGCATTATAAAAAAAACAGGAATAGCATAACTTTAAAACAAAAATTATATATAAAATCTTTAATTAAAAAATTGCAATGGGATAATGAACATTTTGAGAATTTTTTAAAAAAGTACGAGCATATTAATAATTTAGAAAAATGTACAAAAGTCAAAGCTACTAATATAATAGTAGCTTTGAAAAATATATTGAAATAG
- a CDS encoding Rqc2 family fibronectin-binding protein: protein MLYIDGFALERIKDELKQNLKNKRISKLYQTDKFSLSIYFGKQKLVLSANPNMPIAYLSTKKEENPNSQPLFGLTLRKFLLNSNLDDILQFNYDRILIFKFSKINELGNTINSNLILELMGKHSNIILTNEDYLITDVLKRFSIEENRLRTLIPGVKYEFPIIKNKISPKSVDDNLLKSLNTEKEIINKIDGIGKFSAKNILLLKENYDEFLNKKTHPNILYANSNAKYGFIFDYLLNDFDIENLEKKYFDTISEMVEEYIFNTINSNQFNNLYKTIEKKVDSAIVKNSKILKSIDSVIKKNVDYDKFKEIGDILAANLHSIRLGMKSVELFDFYNNLDINIELKSNVSPQENLKRYYNKFSKLKRGYNYNIERKKVIENEIDYLLSVLNSIENAKDIADLKFIQEELIENNYIKKSVNKKRKKIKKLPIENAVLKFSIDDNYEILVGKNNKANDYLTFKIASKNDIWLHAKNIPGSHVIIKSKNFELSEDIILKAASLAAYYSRGKENSKVNVDYTYRKYVKKPNGSKPGFVIYTNEHSVNISPSNTI, encoded by the coding sequence ATGCTATATATAGATGGTTTCGCTCTTGAAAGAATAAAAGATGAATTAAAACAAAATTTAAAAAACAAAAGAATATCTAAATTATACCAAACAGATAAGTTTTCTTTATCAATATATTTTGGAAAACAAAAATTAGTTTTATCAGCTAATCCGAATATGCCAATTGCGTATTTATCTACAAAAAAAGAGGAAAATCCAAACTCTCAGCCTTTATTTGGACTTACTTTAAGAAAATTTTTATTAAACAGTAATTTAGATGATATTTTGCAATTTAACTATGACAGAATTTTAATATTTAAGTTTTCCAAAATAAATGAGCTTGGTAACACTATTAATTCAAATTTAATATTAGAATTAATGGGAAAACATAGTAATATAATTTTAACTAACGAAGATTATCTCATCACAGATGTTTTAAAAAGATTTTCTATAGAGGAAAATAGATTAAGAACTTTAATTCCTGGAGTAAAATATGAATTCCCAATTATAAAAAACAAAATATCTCCTAAGAGTGTTGATGATAATTTATTAAAAAGTTTAAATACAGAAAAAGAGATTATAAATAAGATAGATGGAATAGGAAAATTTTCTGCTAAAAACATTTTATTATTAAAAGAAAATTATGATGAATTTCTTAATAAGAAAACTCATCCAAATATTTTATATGCAAATTCTAATGCAAAATATGGATTTATATTTGATTATTTATTAAATGATTTTGATATAGAAAATTTAGAAAAAAAATATTTTGATACTATATCTGAAATGGTAGAAGAATATATTTTTAATACTATCAACTCTAATCAATTTAATAATTTATATAAAACCATTGAAAAAAAAGTTGATTCAGCAATAGTAAAAAACAGTAAAATTTTAAAAAGTATAGATTCTGTTATTAAAAAAAATGTTGATTATGATAAATTTAAAGAAATTGGCGATATTTTAGCTGCAAATTTACATTCCATTCGTTTGGGTATGAAAAGTGTAGAACTTTTTGATTTTTATAATAATTTGGACATTAACATTGAACTGAAAAGCAATGTTTCTCCACAAGAAAATTTAAAAAGATATTACAATAAATTTAGCAAATTAAAAAGAGGATATAATTATAATATTGAAAGAAAAAAAGTTATAGAAAATGAAATAGATTATTTACTTTCAGTATTAAATTCCATTGAAAATGCAAAAGATATTGCAGATTTAAAATTTATTCAAGAAGAATTAATAGAAAATAATTATATTAAAAAATCGGTCAACAAGAAAAGAAAAAAGATAAAAAAACTTCCAATAGAAAATGCTGTACTTAAATTTTCTATAGATGATAATTATGAAATTTTAGTTGGTAAAAATAATAAAGCTAATGATTATTTAACATTTAAAATTGCTTCTAAAAATGATATTTGGTTACATGCAAAAAATATACCTGGAAGTCATGTTATTATTAAATCTAAAAATTTTGAGCTGTCTGAAGATATTATTTTAAAAGCTGCTTCTCTTGCTGCATATTATTCTAGAGGCAAAGAAAATTCTAAAGTTAATGTAGATTATACTTATAGAAAATATGTTAAAAAACCTAACGGTTCTAAGCCTGGATTTGTTATTTATACAAACGAACATTCAGTTAATATTTCTCCTAGTAATACTATTTAG
- the thyX gene encoding FAD-dependent thymidylate synthase has translation MKVELLNYTPNPELTIALSGRLCYSKVGIEELKEQLDEAYIKRMIKQLVESGHHSTLEHVSFTFGVEGVSRVLTHQLVRHRIGASYSQKSQRYVKEGQFEYIIPKSFEEKGMSEKFKERMKVVQEWYNEAIEAGIKAEDARFYLPNATETKIIVTMNARELIHFFDHRLCQRAQWEIRAMADEMLEKVKEIAPNLFKNVGPGCVNGPCPEGKFTCGKMNEMRAKYREGNING, from the coding sequence TTGAAAGTAGAACTTTTAAATTATACACCAAATCCTGAATTGACAATAGCACTTTCAGGTAGATTATGTTATTCAAAAGTTGGAATAGAAGAATTAAAAGAACAACTAGATGAAGCATATATAAAAAGGATGATAAAACAGCTTGTAGAAAGCGGACATCATTCAACATTAGAGCATGTGAGTTTTACTTTTGGAGTAGAAGGAGTAAGTAGAGTTTTGACTCATCAATTAGTTAGACATAGAATAGGGGCTTCATATTCACAAAAATCTCAAAGATATGTTAAAGAAGGTCAATTTGAATATATAATTCCAAAAAGCTTTGAGGAAAAAGGGATGTCTGAAAAATTTAAAGAAAGAATGAAAGTTGTACAAGAGTGGTATAATGAAGCAATTGAAGCTGGAATAAAAGCTGAGGATGCAAGATTTTATCTTCCAAATGCTACTGAAACAAAGATAATCGTTACAATGAATGCAAGAGAATTAATCCATTTTTTTGATCATAGATTATGTCAAAGAGCACAATGGGAAATTAGAGCAATGGCGGATGAAATGTTAGAAAAAGTAAAAGAAATTGCACCAAATTTATTTAAAAATGTAGGACCAGGATGTGTAAATGGACCATGTCCAGAAGGAAAATTCACATGTGGGAAAATGAATGAAATGAGAGCTAAATATAGGGAGGGAAATATTAATGGGTAA
- a CDS encoding DUF1385 domain-containing protein, whose translation MGKKKKFANVGGQAVIEGVMMKGTDYIATAVRKPEGDIVYRRKKIKKGKFNLAKIPFIRGVFVLLDALILGTKELTFSAAQAGEEEEDELTDFQLGMTLFLSFSVGISLFFLLPAFIGGIFKNNLYANILEGTIRLTIFLGYVWGISFFEDIKRVFQYHGAEHKSIYAFENNEKLTPENAKKYSTLHPRCGTSFLLIVMLVSIIVFSIVDTSIIRTDNFLMKSVIKFSLRILFLPVIASISYEFQRFTSNHLSNPIVAAFAWPGLMLQRITTKEPDLEQLEVGIVALRAALGEENIENAEEITGEVKGKLKESC comes from the coding sequence ATGGGTAAAAAGAAAAAGTTTGCTAATGTTGGGGGACAAGCAGTAATTGAAGGTGTAATGATGAAAGGGACTGATTATATAGCAACAGCAGTAAGAAAGCCTGAAGGGGATATAGTATATAGAAGAAAAAAAATAAAAAAGGGAAAATTTAATTTAGCAAAGATACCTTTTATAAGAGGAGTTTTTGTATTGTTAGATGCTTTAATATTAGGTACAAAAGAGTTGACTTTTTCTGCGGCTCAAGCTGGGGAAGAAGAGGAGGATGAATTAACAGATTTTCAATTAGGGATGACACTATTTTTATCATTTTCTGTTGGAATATCTCTATTTTTTTTATTACCAGCTTTTATAGGTGGAATTTTTAAAAACAATTTATATGCAAATATTTTAGAAGGAACAATAAGACTAACAATATTTTTAGGTTATGTTTGGGGAATTTCATTTTTCGAGGATATAAAAAGAGTTTTTCAATATCATGGAGCAGAACATAAGTCAATATATGCTTTTGAAAATAACGAAAAATTAACTCCTGAAAATGCTAAAAAATATAGTACGCTACATCCAAGATGTGGTACAAGTTTTTTATTAATTGTAATGTTAGTAAGTATAATTGTATTTTCTATTGTAGATACTTCTATAATAAGAACAGATAATTTTTTAATGAAAAGTGTTATTAAATTTTCTTTGAGAATATTATTTTTACCAGTAATAGCTAGTATATCATATGAATTTCAAAGATTTACTAGTAATCATTTGAGTAATCCAATAGTTGCAGCATTTGCTTGGCCAGGACTTATGTTACAAAGAATTACAACTAAGGAACCTGACTTAGAACAACTTGAAGTTGGAATTGTAGCATTAAGAGCTGCATTAGGAGAAGAAAATATAGAAAATGCAGAAGAGATAACTGGAGAAGTTAAGGGAAAATTAAAAGAGAGCTGTTAA
- the prfA gene encoding peptide chain release factor 1, which produces MFKKLEEIVTKYNEIGNKMAEPEVLSNPKKIAEYNKAFLQLKGIVDEYEIYKKEKEDFDGLKEDIKHEKDSEMREMIQEEIKELEEKLTEQEEKLKVLLLPEDPNDSKNVIVEIRGGAGGDEAALFAGDLFRMYSRYAESKRWKVEIMSSNEIGISGYKEVIFMIKGDGAYSKLKFESGVHRVQRVPQTEASGRIHTSTATVAVMPEAEDIAMVKVDQKDLRIDTYRSGGAGGQHVNMTDSAVRITHLPTGIVTSCQDERSQMKNKEKAMKVLLAKLYEKEQEEQRAEIDSTRKLQVGTGQRSEKIRTYNFPQGRLTDHRINLTLYKLDSILEGNLDELIEALNTFDQAEKLQQVV; this is translated from the coding sequence ATGTTCAAAAAACTTGAAGAGATAGTTACAAAATATAATGAAATTGGGAATAAAATGGCAGAACCTGAGGTTTTATCAAATCCAAAAAAAATAGCTGAATATAATAAAGCTTTTTTACAATTAAAAGGAATTGTTGATGAATATGAAATCTATAAAAAAGAAAAAGAGGATTTTGATGGTTTAAAAGAAGATATAAAACATGAAAAAGATTCTGAAATGAGAGAAATGATTCAAGAAGAGATAAAAGAATTAGAAGAAAAATTAACAGAACAAGAAGAAAAATTAAAAGTTTTATTATTGCCTGAAGATCCAAATGATTCTAAAAATGTTATAGTAGAAATTAGAGGAGGAGCAGGTGGAGATGAAGCTGCTCTGTTTGCTGGAGATCTATTTAGAATGTATTCGAGATATGCAGAGAGTAAAAGATGGAAAGTGGAGATAATGAGTAGTAATGAAATTGGTATAAGTGGATATAAAGAGGTAATATTTATGATAAAAGGTGATGGAGCTTACAGTAAATTGAAATTTGAAAGTGGTGTTCATAGAGTTCAAAGAGTTCCTCAAACAGAAGCATCAGGTAGAATACATACTTCTACAGCAACAGTAGCAGTAATGCCAGAAGCGGAAGATATTGCAATGGTAAAAGTTGATCAAAAAGATTTAAGGATTGATACATATCGTTCTGGTGGAGCAGGTGGGCAACATGTTAATATGACAGATTCAGCAGTTAGAATTACACATTTACCAACAGGAATAGTAACGAGTTGTCAAGATGAAAGATCACAAATGAAAAATAAAGAAAAGGCAATGAAAGTTCTTTTAGCAAAATTATATGAAAAAGAACAAGAAGAACAAAGAGCAGAGATTGATTCAACTAGAAAATTACAAGTTGGAACAGGTCAAAGAAGTGAAAAAATAAGAACTTATAATTTTCCGCAAGGAAGATTAACTGATCATAGAATAAATTTAACATTATATAAGTTAGACTCGATTTTAGAAGGAAATTTAGATGAATTAATAGAAGCTTTAAATACTTTTGATCAAGCAGAAAAATTACAGCAGGTTGTTTAA
- the prmC gene encoding peptide chain release factor N(5)-glutamine methyltransferase: protein MAKIYKLIDILKYSTDYLEKANVDSPRLTAEYIIATILDLKRIDLYMNYDKPLSTIEREKIKKNLIRRAKDREPLQYIMEYEEFYGLKFYVDKNVLIPRPETEILVENAIKYLEKIEEPKILEIGVGSGAISISIGKNLINSKIIGVDISEGALKIAEKNRENLGLNNVRFVKSDIFENINYKSFDLIISNPPYISEEEYSGLMPEVKNYEPKLALVAKEDGNYFYRTIIENGKNYLKNGGKIFFEVGYNQSKIVKELFIKNRYKNIEILKDYGKIERILIGEK, encoded by the coding sequence ATGGCAAAAATTTATAAATTGATAGATATATTAAAATATAGTACAGATTATTTAGAAAAAGCAAATGTAGATTCTCCTAGACTTACAGCAGAATATATAATTGCGACAATATTAGATTTGAAAAGAATTGATTTATATATGAATTATGATAAACCATTAAGTACAATAGAGAGAGAAAAAATAAAAAAGAATCTAATAAGACGAGCAAAAGATAGAGAGCCATTACAATATATAATGGAATATGAAGAGTTTTATGGATTGAAATTTTATGTAGATAAAAATGTGTTAATTCCAAGGCCAGAAACAGAAATATTAGTAGAAAATGCGATAAAATATTTAGAAAAAATTGAAGAACCCAAAATATTAGAAATTGGTGTAGGAAGTGGAGCAATTTCTATATCTATAGGTAAAAATTTGATAAACAGTAAAATTATAGGAGTAGATATATCAGAAGGTGCATTAAAAATTGCAGAAAAAAATAGAGAAAATTTGGGATTGAATAATGTGAGATTTGTAAAAAGTGATATTTTTGAAAATATAAATTATAAATCGTTTGATCTAATAATATCAAATCCACCTTATATTTCAGAAGAAGAATATAGTGGATTAATGCCAGAAGTAAAAAATTATGAGCCAAAATTAGCTTTAGTAGCAAAAGAAGATGGAAATTATTTTTATAGGACAATTATAGAAAACGGAAAAAATTATTTAAAAAATGGAGGAAAAATATTTTTTGAAGTGGGATATAATCAATCGAAAATTGTAAAAGAGCTATTTATAAAAAATAGATATAAAAATATAGAAATTTTAAAAGATTATGGAAAAATAGAAAGGATTTTAATTGGTGAAAAATAA
- the queA gene encoding tRNA preQ1(34) S-adenosylmethionine ribosyltransferase-isomerase QueA — MKTTDFEYNLPEELIAQVPIYPRDSSRLMVVDKETEKIENKIFSDIIDYLDEGDLLVRNSTKVIPARLIGNKETGAVVEIFLLNRLDINRWECLVRPGKRVKIGQKIIFKDDSLTAKVIEIKEDGNRIVEFEYNGVFEEVLDNLGEMPLPPYIKEKLKDANRYQTVYAKKGESVAAPTAGLHFTDELLKKIKAKGIEIVDVFLEVGLGTFRPVKAENILEHNMHEEKFEIPIESANKINAAKKEGKRVIAVGTTSVRTLESAANNGKVMAGENSTKIFIYPGYKFKMVDALITNFHLPKSTLLMLVSAFSNRELMLRAYENAVDEKYRFFSFGDAMFIK, encoded by the coding sequence ATGAAAACAACAGATTTTGAGTACAATTTACCAGAAGAATTAATAGCACAAGTCCCAATTTATCCAAGGGATAGTTCTAGGTTAATGGTAGTAGATAAAGAGACAGAAAAGATAGAGAATAAAATTTTTAGTGATATTATAGATTATTTAGATGAAGGAGACTTATTAGTAAGAAATAGCACAAAAGTTATACCAGCTAGATTAATAGGTAACAAAGAAACTGGTGCAGTAGTAGAAATATTTTTATTAAATAGGCTAGATATTAATAGATGGGAATGTTTAGTAAGACCAGGTAAAAGAGTTAAAATTGGTCAAAAAATTATTTTTAAGGATGACTCGTTAACAGCGAAAGTTATTGAGATAAAAGAGGATGGAAATAGAATTGTAGAATTTGAATATAACGGAGTTTTTGAAGAGGTATTAGATAATCTTGGAGAAATGCCATTGCCACCATATATAAAAGAGAAATTAAAAGATGCTAACAGATATCAAACTGTTTATGCAAAAAAAGGTGAATCAGTAGCAGCACCTACTGCAGGATTACATTTTACAGATGAACTGTTAAAAAAAATAAAAGCAAAAGGAATAGAGATAGTAGACGTGTTTTTAGAAGTTGGGTTAGGGACATTTAGACCAGTAAAAGCAGAAAATATATTAGAACATAATATGCATGAAGAAAAGTTTGAAATTCCTATTGAAAGTGCAAATAAAATAAATGCAGCTAAAAAAGAAGGAAAAAGAGTAATAGCTGTTGGAACAACAAGTGTAAGAACATTAGAATCAGCAGCTAATAATGGGAAAGTTATGGCTGGAGAAAATTCTACAAAAATTTTTATATATCCTGGCTATAAATTTAAAATGGTAGATGCATTAATTACAAATTTCCATTTGCCAAAATCTACGTTATTAATGTTGGTTTCTGCTTTTTCAAATAGAGAATTAATGTTAAGAGCGTATGAAAATGCAGTTGATGAAAAATATAGATTTTTTAGTTTTGGAGATGCAATGTTTATAAAATAA